Genomic segment of Benincasa hispida cultivar B227 chromosome 1, ASM972705v1, whole genome shotgun sequence:
TGCCGGATCAAGCAAGAGCCCGGCGGCGGATTTGGCCGGCGGCAGTGGTGGTTGGAGTGGCCGGCGTGGACCTCAAGGCTCTTGGGGAATCTAAACTGCGACGGAGGATCTGTCTCATAGCCGTAATGAGATGAGGCGTCGGGTCCGGCGGTGGTCCAACGGCGGCGGCGAATTTCTTGCAGAAGCTCATGTGCTTTGCTACGGCTTCTTGGGTGGTGAT
This window contains:
- the LOC120088232 gene encoding uncharacterized protein LOC120088232 → MAAISAPVPENAAAAVLIGQMEVEFAKCECCGLTEECTGAYIEGIRRRFDGKWICGLCSEAVQDEILKSDELITTQEAVAKHMSFCKKFAAAVGPPPDPTPHLITAMRQILRRSLDSPRALRSTPATPTTTAAGQIRRRALA